The Primulina huaijiensis isolate GDHJ02 chromosome 12, ASM1229523v2, whole genome shotgun sequence genome has a window encoding:
- the LOC140990458 gene encoding uncharacterized protein, with product MYYDSVVVHVTSRIESTSPSEVGALLLSHEGRIESYTVNVDGTIPTTKISTFSSVKGYPSSSSPNSLPRGRGRGRFALGGRRSWSNTNNGPICQICGYSDHIAEKCYYRFDKEFVSHQQTPGNHSSNNYRNRPEAPPSTAVAMANSESLNVDWWFPDSRASHHVTNDLANLTIGTEYTGGGPSDGKHPPQRHLT from the exons ATGTATTACGACTCGGTTGTTGTCCATGTGACCTCTCGAATTGAATCGACTTCGCCTTCGGAAGTTGGTGCTCTACTTCTTTCACATGAAGGCCGCATCGAATCATATACTGTCAATGTGGACGGCACTATACCAACAACCAAAATCTCTACTTtttcttcagtcaaaggttaTCCATCATCGTCATCTCCGAACTCTTTACCCCGTGGCAGAGGTCGTGGCCGATTTGCTCTGGGTGGTCGACGAAGTTGGTCAAACACCAACAATGGCCCTATTTGCCAGATTTGTGGGTACTCTGACCACATTGCAGAGAAATGCTATTATCGCTTTGACAAGGAATTCGTTTCACACCAACAAACTCCAGGAAATCACTCCTCGAACAATTATCGCAATAGGCCTGAAGCACCTCCATCTACTGCAGTAGCTATGGCGAATTCAGAGAGCTTAAATGTTGACTGGTGGTTCCCAGATTCCAGAGCTTCTCATCATGTTACTAATGATCTTGCCAATCTCACTATTGGGACTGAATATACCGGTGGAG GACCTAGTGACGGGAAACACCCTCCTCAAAGGCACCTTACATGA